In Flavobacterium sp. WV_118_3, one DNA window encodes the following:
- a CDS encoding M14 family zinc carboxypeptidase, with protein sequence MKKTTLIILFLLSSLTNVFAQTETNLAKAQHYLKTKGEVIFTFQAANQLQFKKLASFLSLSHKRVNQDDLKAEAYADKLDFEKFLKYNIPFQVSTADNEIPGAEASKSAMAPNAQWDTTWDAYPTYSQYVAKMQYYADTYPNLCKLENIGSTPNGRNLWILKISDNCQTDEAEPEFFYSSSMHGDEITGFPLMMRLIDYLVTRYGTDPEATNLVNTTEIYISPLSNPDGSFKTAGNDVMNSTGNTATRANANGRDLNRNYPDPLNGLHPDTYAYQPETLAFLAFEKTRNFVMAANFHGGVEVVNYPWDAYASPNHLHPHDNYFKFISKNYAQSCQTASNNNGYMDDVFAGQYPGTTNGSLWYTVSGGRQDYNNYYMHNKEVTIEISTTKFPAASELPNFWNYNKQAFLDHIKQANYGVQGKVTDASGNPINAKVYIPGYDLKGAWVKTGSLHGDYYKLLIAGNYNITFEAPGYVSQTLAATVTNNATTILNVQMVATTAEPTVASPTICKGKTASLSTADSGTIRWYDTANSTTALATGTSYTTPALTATRSYFVEREVALSNVGPATPTGTATAKATVANKYLVFDCTTPTRLKSVSVRASAIGEILVELQDSSGAMLESKVIRITATSTQEIDLDFYLPAQNNLRLVSREINGFNLTVATSGITYPMTNNIVSIKSNSGTGTFFQFFNWKFAPLKSARKEVPVTVKPDPAITSITPDTALEGGSNFTLTVNGSNFVSGESIIRWNGVNKATTFISNTQLSATITAADIANDGTATVSVINTCNNFVTPTTNFTIQGVPCATSTTWNGSSWSNNAPNNDVHAIINGNFTSSANLEACSLTINGTAVVTIQSGHNFIINREVAVAPTANLIIQNNANLVQVENATNTGNSNVYRNSSPMIRLDYTNWASPVAAQNLLAFSPQTLTNRFYIYNPLNGPIGAYETINPSANSFTAAKGYLIRTPNNWSATTPTVYPGHFTGVLNNGNINIAVQRGATTGYNLVGNPYPSTINAIDFINANISGTGTVNTTIDGSLYFWTHATPSSPSTGLYPLNNYAKYTKLGGTAAQAGGAVPNGIIQVGQGFLVNAVTNGSIAFRNNMRLINNANQFFKSNHTLAMVEQDAVEKHRIWLNMSGANDAFSQILIGYMTGATFEADYGIDAKDFGASGAALYSTIGNDAYAIQGRPVPFDDNDSVPLGINLPASGTYTISIDHFDGLFNGSQTIFVKDKLLNIVHDLKLNNYSFSTEEGVTNNRFELVFKNTLLNNPNFDADNAPISIYKDNNAITVQSAKEDLQSVSVYDLLGRLIYQSPKIGTATFTTNLFTSEAVLLVKVITTSNQTIFKKVL encoded by the coding sequence ATGAAAAAAACTACATTAATTATTTTATTTCTACTATCCTCCTTAACTAATGTATTTGCCCAAACAGAAACAAATCTTGCCAAAGCACAACATTATTTAAAAACCAAAGGAGAAGTTATTTTCACTTTTCAGGCTGCCAACCAACTGCAGTTTAAAAAGCTGGCTTCTTTTTTGTCGTTAAGTCACAAAAGGGTCAATCAAGACGATCTGAAAGCTGAGGCTTATGCCGATAAACTTGATTTTGAAAAATTCCTCAAATACAATATTCCGTTTCAGGTTAGCACTGCAGATAATGAAATTCCAGGTGCTGAAGCCAGCAAAAGTGCCATGGCTCCGAATGCACAATGGGATACTACCTGGGATGCCTATCCGACATATTCCCAATATGTCGCAAAAATGCAGTATTATGCTGATACATACCCCAATTTATGTAAGCTGGAAAACATTGGTAGTACTCCTAATGGCCGTAATTTGTGGATTTTAAAAATATCCGACAATTGTCAGACCGATGAGGCCGAACCGGAATTTTTCTATTCTTCGTCCATGCATGGTGACGAAATCACCGGTTTCCCGTTGATGATGCGTCTGATCGATTATCTGGTTACCCGTTACGGAACCGACCCGGAAGCAACCAACTTGGTCAATACCACCGAAATTTATATTAGTCCGCTTTCCAATCCGGATGGCTCTTTTAAAACCGCCGGGAACGATGTGATGAATTCAACCGGCAACACAGCTACCCGAGCCAATGCTAACGGAAGGGATTTAAACCGAAATTATCCGGATCCGCTAAACGGGTTACACCCGGATACCTATGCGTATCAGCCGGAAACACTGGCCTTCCTTGCTTTTGAAAAAACCAGAAATTTTGTGATGGCAGCCAATTTCCACGGTGGTGTTGAGGTAGTGAATTATCCTTGGGACGCCTATGCTTCGCCTAATCACCTGCATCCGCACGATAATTATTTTAAGTTTATCTCCAAAAATTATGCACAATCCTGTCAGACCGCCAGTAATAACAACGGCTATATGGACGACGTATTTGCCGGTCAGTATCCCGGAACTACCAATGGTTCGCTTTGGTATACCGTAAGCGGTGGCCGTCAGGATTACAACAATTATTATATGCACAATAAAGAAGTAACCATCGAGATCTCGACTACGAAGTTTCCGGCCGCTTCCGAACTTCCTAATTTCTGGAATTATAATAAACAAGCTTTTTTAGACCATATTAAACAGGCCAATTATGGCGTACAAGGAAAAGTAACCGATGCCTCCGGTAATCCGATTAACGCTAAAGTTTATATTCCGGGTTACGATTTAAAAGGTGCCTGGGTTAAAACCGGTTCCCTTCACGGTGATTATTACAAATTGCTGATCGCCGGAAATTACAACATCACTTTTGAAGCTCCGGGTTATGTTTCACAAACCTTAGCGGCAACAGTTACGAATAATGCGACGACCATTCTAAATGTACAGATGGTAGCTACTACCGCCGAACCAACTGTAGCCAGTCCTACAATCTGTAAAGGAAAAACAGCCAGTTTGTCTACAGCCGATTCCGGTACAATCCGTTGGTATGATACCGCAAACAGTACAACAGCGCTGGCAACCGGGACTTCCTATACTACTCCGGCTTTAACCGCTACGCGTTCGTATTTTGTGGAACGTGAAGTGGCGCTTTCAAATGTAGGACCAGCTACACCAACAGGGACAGCAACTGCTAAAGCAACCGTAGCCAACAAATATCTTGTATTCGATTGTACAACGCCAACGAGATTAAAATCGGTTAGTGTACGAGCCAGTGCAATCGGAGAAATATTAGTCGAACTACAGGATAGTTCGGGTGCGATGTTGGAATCGAAAGTGATCCGTATTACTGCCACCTCAACACAGGAGATTGATCTGGATTTTTACCTCCCGGCTCAAAACAACCTGCGACTGGTTTCCCGTGAGATCAATGGTTTTAACCTTACTGTTGCCACATCCGGTATTACCTATCCGATGACCAACAACATCGTTAGTATTAAAAGTAATAGCGGAACCGGAACGTTCTTTCAGTTTTTCAACTGGAAATTCGCACCACTAAAAAGTGCCCGAAAAGAAGTTCCGGTAACCGTAAAACCGGATCCGGCTATCACTTCAATAACGCCTGATACTGCTTTGGAAGGTGGCTCCAACTTTACGCTGACCGTAAACGGAAGCAATTTTGTAAGCGGTGAATCGATTATCCGATGGAATGGTGTCAATAAAGCCACTACTTTTATCAGCAATACACAATTATCGGCTACTATTACCGCTGCCGATATCGCCAATGACGGTACCGCAACTGTAAGTGTGATCAACACCTGTAACAACTTCGTAACCCCAACTACCAACTTTACGATACAGGGTGTTCCGTGCGCTACTTCTACCACCTGGAATGGCAGTAGCTGGAGTAATAATGCTCCGAATAACGACGTACACGCGATCATAAACGGGAATTTCACCTCATCGGCCAATCTGGAAGCCTGCTCGCTTACCATTAACGGCACGGCTGTTGTTACGATCCAATCGGGTCATAACTTTATCATCAACCGTGAAGTTGCCGTGGCGCCTACTGCCAATCTGATTATTCAGAATAATGCCAATCTGGTACAGGTGGAAAATGCCACCAATACCGGTAACAGTAATGTCTACCGAAACAGTTCCCCGATGATCCGTTTGGATTATACCAATTGGGCTTCGCCAGTGGCGGCTCAGAATCTACTGGCTTTTTCACCACAAACCCTGACCAACCGTTTTTATATTTATAATCCGCTAAACGGACCAATCGGTGCATATGAAACGATTAATCCGAGTGCCAATTCCTTTACAGCGGCCAAAGGATACCTGATTCGTACGCCGAATAACTGGAGTGCAACCACTCCAACCGTTTATCCAGGTCATTTTACCGGTGTTTTAAACAACGGAAACATCAATATTGCCGTACAGCGCGGTGCGACTACCGGTTATAATCTGGTTGGAAATCCTTATCCCTCTACAATAAATGCGATTGATTTTATCAACGCCAATATTAGCGGTACCGGAACAGTAAACACCACTATCGACGGAAGTTTATATTTCTGGACACATGCCACCCCTTCCAGTCCTTCAACCGGTTTATATCCGCTTAACAATTATGCGAAATACACCAAACTGGGTGGAACTGCGGCTCAGGCCGGTGGTGCTGTTCCAAACGGTATTATTCAGGTCGGACAGGGATTCCTTGTGAATGCCGTAACCAACGGAAGTATTGCTTTCCGTAACAACATGAGATTGATCAATAATGCAAATCAATTCTTTAAAAGCAACCACACCCTGGCAATGGTGGAGCAGGATGCTGTTGAAAAACACCGTATCTGGTTAAACATGAGCGGTGCAAACGATGCCTTTAGTCAGATTTTGATCGGTTATATGACCGGAGCGACTTTTGAAGCCGATTATGGTATCGATGCAAAAGATTTTGGCGCCAGTGGTGCTGCTTTATACAGTACAATCGGAAACGACGCCTATGCCATCCAGGGACGTCCGGTTCCGTTTGACGACAACGACAGTGTTCCGTTAGGGATTAACCTACCTGCTTCCGGAACCTATACTATTTCTATTGATCATTTCGACGGATTGTTCAATGGTTCGCAAACTATTTTTGTAAAAGACAAGCTGTTGAATATCGTACACGATCTGAAGCTGAACAATTATAGCTTTTCAACTGAAGAAGGTGTCACAAATAACCGTTTTGAACTGGTCTTTAAAAATACTTTACTAAACAACCCGAATTTTGATGCCGATAATGCTCCCATCAGTATCTACAAAGACAACAATGCCATAACGGTACAATCGGCTAAAGAAGATTTACAGTCGGTATCGGTATATGATTTATTAGGAAGATTGATTTATCAGTCTCCGAAAATTGGTACGGCGACTTTTACAACCAACCTATTTACCAGCGAAGCCGTTTTATTGGTTAAAGTAATTACTACTTCCAACCAGACTATTTTCAAAAAAGTACTATAA
- a CDS encoding LamG-like jellyroll fold domain-containing protein, translating into MRSTKSITRQLLLLVIILLPKLVSGQTTQLHQENFEVTSTWTLSGATLTTTNAYRGTYKAQIPVNGSSITSPVISTSGYNKIDVSFFVRGNNLNSADKITLQYRDNATAAWTDVRVVERGGTNVRDINDNTNYHALFGTIFSTSSTFSATSQFRFVTTTGSTSRQFFIDYVTITGTINNTIATGPGGITANLETWLRADQVNGSTVGTDGTNVNIWTDRGKGNDAKVIDASNAALTVRPIYRNSATKNINFNPVVEFGNNPATSASNYTYLSNRAEMQSTSGFYSHDLFIVVINDNPAILDPNSPSVDLFCAQSSATNPYEKDGTGIGFGKYSIRFDNEVVSYCIGSTPEPTPTDVNERGYGLAQLNGTYTGVNIINSRHNSTATKQELYSNALSISNTEVGVPKWITLQNRRYWLGRSQVFDGSFGGRIAEVISYSARKNDATERNRIESYLAIKYGITLGTNGVSQNYVNSAGTTIWNIAPTGFNYDIAGIGRDDAAQLNQKQSKSINSGAVITMGLGDILTTNSANTNTFDADRKYLVWGSNGQSMTTSSTPLTVTFGPSTVTTTTDITNKRWKVVETGGDVATVKVSLATTDLASLPALSGNDAYVMIIASDAAFTTGIDMVFLNTNGTNQECFYDFDGTKYIAFGVAHEVTLSRHITIDGIDDAVRVDNKNDLTGAFTIMAWARPTGANNAASDKTIVSKHNGTTGYRLVIQNDNKIRMEWNGSSLISNTTLPNNSWHHIATVYNAGTLSLYIDGVLDRSATMAAPTATTSIFTIGAEYRNKNSIVNIFKGDIDELRIWNRGLSVSEIRYIMNQEITSSGANTLGKIMPSTVTKNDISMLTWASLMAYYSMNSYIGTHINDNSLNKNRGNLVNPSKIDINTQTAPMPYDSNATGLWSNTATWTNGTTQDLPYSLSIVDGTTSIDWNIVRTSHDITSTGNKTMLGFFVNANTVFATNDSKIEVSHFLRLNGKIDLQGRSQLVQTYNSDLDPTSSGSIERDQQGQSNKYNYNYWSSPVGPINATTNNNNYTVTGILRDGTNAAAPATINWVNGYDGSPTTPISLARYWIYKFQNLSDLYANWTQIFETGTLTPSSGFTLKGSGAATATQNYVFVGKPYNGRITNTITPNNINLSGNPYASALDAQQFITDNTATTDGTIYFWEHYSTNTTHILQQYQGGYATRNLSGGTPPVSPPGISGQGSSSRIPGRFIPVGLGFFIRANATGGTIVFNNNQRAFVKEDAATSNVMFRNTNTAITAMPTSDHFNNNDNDPVTVTSNSKIRLGFTSNTGNHRQILLAFMGDMATDGWDYGYDGIVIDEDLPQDMLFLLGDKKLVIQGVGHFNSASFYPLYVKTDNPGMIKIEVDALENFNPEQPIYIHDNSTGHYYDIRNSAFEIAIPAGENNNRFYLCFEIKRLSVTDNTLENINVTYLQGNNQIRIKNDLADTVVEHVSLYTILGQQISSWRTNTLEQSEILLPVHNVSTGAYIIKVDTNKGSISRKTIIK; encoded by the coding sequence ATGAGATCAACAAAATCTATTACAAGGCAATTACTGCTATTGGTAATCATCCTTTTACCTAAATTAGTATCGGGACAAACCACGCAACTCCATCAGGAGAATTTCGAAGTTACTTCAACCTGGACGCTCTCCGGAGCAACCCTAACGACTACTAATGCCTACCGAGGAACTTATAAAGCACAGATCCCGGTTAACGGGAGTTCTATCACTTCTCCGGTTATTAGTACCAGTGGTTATAATAAAATAGATGTCAGTTTCTTTGTCCGAGGAAATAACCTCAATAGCGCAGATAAAATAACGCTGCAATACCGCGACAATGCCACTGCAGCCTGGACCGATGTGAGAGTAGTCGAAAGAGGGGGTACCAATGTTCGGGACATTAATGACAACACCAATTATCATGCCCTGTTCGGAACCATTTTTTCGACCTCATCAACTTTTTCGGCAACAAGTCAGTTTCGGTTTGTAACGACTACCGGTAGTACTTCCCGGCAGTTCTTTATAGATTATGTAACCATCACCGGGACTATTAACAATACCATTGCTACCGGTCCGGGCGGAATTACCGCCAATCTGGAAACCTGGTTACGGGCCGATCAGGTGAATGGATCGACCGTAGGAACCGATGGTACCAATGTGAATATCTGGACCGATCGCGGTAAAGGTAACGATGCCAAAGTAATCGATGCCTCTAATGCCGCACTAACCGTACGTCCGATTTACCGTAACAGTGCAACCAAAAACATTAATTTCAATCCCGTAGTGGAATTTGGAAATAATCCTGCTACTTCTGCTTCCAACTATACCTATCTTTCGAACAGAGCCGAAATGCAGAGTACCTCCGGTTTTTATTCCCACGACCTGTTTATTGTGGTGATCAATGACAATCCGGCCATTCTTGATCCCAATTCGCCCAGTGTCGATTTATTTTGCGCGCAGTCTTCAGCTACAAACCCTTACGAAAAAGATGGTACCGGAATTGGTTTTGGAAAATATTCCATACGCTTCGATAATGAGGTGGTTAGTTATTGTATCGGAAGCACACCGGAACCAACCCCCACCGATGTCAACGAGAGAGGATACGGATTGGCTCAATTAAACGGTACGTATACCGGAGTTAACATTATTAACAGTCGTCACAACAGTACCGCTACCAAACAGGAATTATACAGTAATGCTTTGAGTATTTCGAATACCGAAGTAGGTGTTCCAAAATGGATTACCTTACAAAACCGTCGTTACTGGCTGGGAAGAAGTCAGGTTTTTGACGGTAGTTTTGGTGGTCGTATCGCTGAGGTAATCTCCTATTCGGCACGAAAAAACGATGCGACCGAACGTAACCGTATCGAATCCTATCTGGCTATAAAATATGGAATAACCTTGGGAACAAACGGTGTGAGCCAGAATTATGTAAACTCCGCCGGAACCACGATCTGGAACATTGCGCCAACCGGTTTTAACTATGATATTGCCGGAATCGGACGCGACGATGCGGCACAATTAAATCAGAAACAATCCAAAAGTATCAATTCCGGTGCGGTAATTACAATGGGATTGGGCGATATCTTAACCACCAATTCGGCCAATACCAATACCTTTGATGCCGACCGAAAATATCTGGTTTGGGGAAGCAACGGTCAGAGTATGACAACCAGCTCCACACCGTTAACCGTTACGTTCGGCCCTTCGACGGTGACAACCACAACCGATATCACCAACAAACGATGGAAAGTCGTGGAAACCGGTGGTGATGTAGCCACTGTAAAAGTATCCTTAGCAACCACTGATCTTGCCAGCTTGCCGGCACTTTCCGGAAATGATGCTTATGTGATGATCATCGCAAGTGATGCGGCCTTTACAACCGGTATTGATATGGTTTTTCTAAACACCAATGGAACCAATCAGGAATGTTTCTACGATTTCGACGGAACCAAATACATCGCTTTTGGTGTGGCACACGAAGTAACATTATCACGTCATATCACTATTGACGGTATAGACGATGCCGTTCGCGTAGACAACAAAAACGACCTTACCGGTGCGTTTACCATCATGGCGTGGGCACGTCCTACGGGAGCCAATAATGCCGCATCCGACAAGACAATTGTTTCCAAACACAATGGAACAACCGGCTACCGACTGGTTATCCAAAACGATAACAAAATCCGTATGGAATGGAACGGTAGTTCCCTGATATCGAATACGACGCTTCCGAATAATAGCTGGCATCACATCGCGACGGTTTACAATGCCGGAACGCTAAGTCTTTATATCGACGGGGTATTGGATCGATCCGCAACAATGGCGGCTCCTACAGCTACCACCAGTATTTTTACCATTGGTGCGGAATACCGCAATAAAAACAGTATTGTCAATATCTTTAAAGGTGATATCGACGAATTGCGTATCTGGAACCGTGGACTATCTGTAAGTGAAATTCGCTATATTATGAATCAGGAAATTACAAGTTCCGGAGCGAATACATTGGGTAAAATCATGCCGTCGACGGTGACGAAAAATGATATCAGCATGCTAACATGGGCGAGTTTAATGGCCTACTATTCGATGAATTCGTATATCGGAACGCATATCAATGATAATTCCTTAAATAAGAACCGGGGGAACCTTGTGAATCCAAGTAAGATCGATATCAACACGCAAACGGCACCAATGCCTTACGACAGTAATGCAACCGGTTTGTGGAGCAATACCGCTACGTGGACTAATGGTACAACTCAGGATTTACCGTATTCACTATCAATCGTAGATGGTACGACCTCCATCGACTGGAATATTGTACGAACATCCCACGATATAACGTCTACCGGGAATAAAACCATGTTAGGCTTTTTTGTAAACGCCAATACAGTTTTTGCAACCAACGATTCTAAAATAGAGGTAAGTCACTTTTTACGATTAAACGGTAAAATTGACCTGCAAGGCCGTTCCCAATTGGTACAAACCTATAACTCCGATTTGGATCCAACCAGTTCCGGATCGATTGAACGGGATCAACAGGGACAGTCTAATAAATACAATTACAACTATTGGTCGTCGCCGGTTGGTCCTATCAATGCCACTACCAATAACAATAATTATACCGTAACGGGTATATTAAGAGACGGTACCAATGCGGCGGCTCCGGCTACTATCAACTGGGTAAACGGATATGACGGTTCTCCTACCACACCGATCAGTCTGGCGCGATACTGGATTTATAAATTTCAGAACCTTTCCGATTTGTATGCCAACTGGACACAAATATTCGAAACCGGTACGCTCACACCTTCCAGCGGATTTACTCTAAAAGGAAGTGGTGCCGCTACAGCTACTCAGAATTATGTATTTGTCGGAAAACCGTATAACGGTCGTATTACCAATACCATAACGCCAAACAATATTAATCTGAGCGGTAACCCATATGCTTCGGCTTTAGATGCGCAGCAATTTATTACAGACAATACAGCAACGACCGACGGTACAATTTATTTCTGGGAACATTATTCTACCAATACAACCCACATATTGCAACAGTATCAGGGTGGCTACGCAACTCGTAATCTTTCCGGTGGAACACCTCCGGTTTCTCCTCCGGGTATCAGCGGGCAAGGTTCCAGTTCCCGCATACCGGGACGCTTTATCCCTGTAGGATTAGGCTTTTTTATACGCGCCAATGCCACGGGCGGAACAATTGTATTTAACAACAACCAAAGGGCTTTTGTAAAAGAAGATGCTGCCACATCGAACGTGATGTTCCGCAATACGAATACCGCCATAACAGCCATGCCAACTTCGGATCATTTTAACAATAACGATAACGATCCGGTAACAGTGACTTCAAACAGTAAAATCCGTTTAGGCTTTACGTCGAATACCGGTAACCACCGTCAGATTCTATTGGCTTTTATGGGCGATATGGCTACCGATGGCTGGGATTACGGTTATGACGGTATTGTAATCGACGAGGATTTACCGCAGGATATGTTATTCCTTTTGGGCGACAAAAAACTGGTAATTCAGGGAGTTGGTCATTTTAATAGTGCTTCTTTCTACCCGCTATACGTAAAAACGGACAACCCGGGTATGATAAAAATCGAAGTGGATGCGTTGGAAAATTTCAATCCGGAGCAACCGATTTACATTCATGATAACAGCACCGGTCATTACTATGACATTCGTAACTCGGCTTTTGAAATAGCCATACCAGCTGGCGAAAACAACAATCGTTTCTACTTATGCTTCGAAATAAAAAGACTTTCGGTTACCGATAACACGCTCGAAAACATAAATGTAACGTATCTGCAGGGGAATAATCAGATCCGTATTAAAAACGATCTGGCCGATACCGTAGTTGAACACGTAAGTCTTTATACTATTTTAGGCCAACAAATCAGTTCGTGGCGCACCAACACGCTGGAACAGAGTGAAATTTTGTTACCGGTACATAATGTCAGCACCGGAGCCTATATTATTAAAGTCGACACCAACAAAGGTTCGATCAGTAGGAAAACCATCATTAAATAA
- a CDS encoding prolyl oligopeptidase family serine peptidase yields MKTCFIILFCLFSITLTRAQLQAITDKTEYPFYINLPEQEVLDQKAPVIIFLHGRSLSGTNLERVRRYGVLKAIENGKKIPAIVVAPQLPSGPWDPDKVLNVLEYVQQNYNTDPSRIYVCGMSLGGYGTLHFAGKYADKITAAVAICGGGNVNDACKLATIPLWIQHGNKDFIVPLSESKKIVKAIKACKPDADVTFTIIPGGNHSNVENIFRKDAVYDWMLKQVRK; encoded by the coding sequence ATGAAAACCTGTTTTATAATCCTTTTTTGTCTTTTTTCAATCACCCTGACACGGGCACAATTACAAGCCATTACCGATAAAACCGAGTATCCGTTTTATATCAACCTGCCGGAACAGGAAGTCCTGGATCAAAAAGCACCGGTTATCATTTTTTTACACGGCCGAAGTCTTTCAGGAACCAATCTCGAAAGAGTACGGCGTTACGGCGTATTAAAAGCAATTGAAAACGGTAAAAAAATCCCGGCTATCGTAGTAGCACCTCAATTGCCTTCCGGTCCCTGGGATCCCGATAAAGTTTTAAACGTATTGGAATATGTCCAACAAAATTATAACACCGATCCGTCGCGCATATATGTCTGCGGAATGAGCCTTGGCGGATACGGAACCCTGCATTTTGCCGGAAAATATGCCGATAAAATTACCGCTGCCGTGGCTATTTGTGGCGGTGGTAATGTAAACGATGCCTGTAAACTGGCTACGATCCCGTTATGGATTCAGCATGGAAATAAAGATTTTATTGTTCCGTTATCGGAATCCAAAAAAATTGTAAAAGCCATCAAAGCCTGTAAACCCGATGCCGATGTTACGTTTACGATTATCCCGGGCGGAAATCACAGTAATGTGGAAAACATCTTCCGAAAAGATGCCGTTTATGACTGGATGCTAAAACAAGTTCGGAAATAG
- the hisS gene encoding histidine--tRNA ligase: MAQKPSIPKGTRDFSPLEVAKRNYIFSTIKTNFERFGFQPIETPSFENSETLMGKYGEEGDRLIFKILNSGDFLAKANDAFLETKDSLKLTAQISEKALRYDLTVPFARYVVQHQNEIEFPFKRYQIQPVWRADKPQKGRFREFYQCDADVVGSNSLWQEVELVQLYDSVFSALGLDGVTIKINNRKILSGIAEVIGAKDKLIDFTVALDKLDKIGEDGVKKEMSEKGISEEAIAKVQPLFHFTGSISEKIEKLSALLATSEEGLKGVEELRFICENVTTLGLDKSALDLDVTLARGLNYYTGAIFEVSAPKTVNMGSIGGGGRYDDLTGIFGLKNMSGVGISFGLDRIYLVLEELNLFPETVTATSRALFLNFGDAEALYAMRAIGQLRKAGIKVELYPSNAKIGKQFQYADKRGIPYAVIVGAEEIANNEFAVKDLASGEQTKVSLEELKNRLQ; the protein is encoded by the coding sequence ATGGCACAGAAACCAAGTATACCGAAAGGAACCCGCGATTTTTCACCGTTAGAGGTAGCAAAACGGAATTATATATTCAGTACGATCAAAACCAATTTTGAACGATTCGGATTCCAACCGATCGAAACACCTTCTTTTGAAAATTCCGAAACCCTTATGGGGAAATACGGCGAAGAAGGGGACCGTCTGATTTTTAAGATTCTAAATTCAGGCGATTTTCTGGCTAAGGCTAACGATGCTTTTCTGGAAACAAAAGACAGTTTAAAACTAACGGCTCAGATTTCGGAAAAAGCCTTGCGTTATGACTTGACAGTTCCGTTTGCGCGTTATGTGGTACAACATCAGAATGAAATTGAATTCCCGTTTAAACGCTATCAGATTCAACCGGTTTGGCGAGCGGATAAACCTCAGAAAGGACGTTTCAGAGAGTTTTACCAATGTGATGCCGATGTAGTCGGATCAAATTCCTTATGGCAGGAAGTAGAACTGGTACAATTGTATGACAGTGTGTTTTCGGCTTTGGGATTGGATGGCGTAACAATTAAAATCAACAATCGTAAAATATTATCGGGTATTGCTGAGGTGATCGGAGCGAAAGACAAACTAATCGACTTTACCGTAGCATTGGATAAATTGGATAAGATCGGTGAAGATGGTGTGAAAAAGGAAATGTCCGAAAAAGGGATTTCTGAGGAAGCCATCGCAAAAGTACAACCGTTGTTCCACTTTACCGGATCGATTTCCGAAAAGATCGAAAAATTATCCGCTTTGCTGGCGACTTCCGAGGAAGGATTAAAAGGAGTGGAAGAGTTGCGATTTATTTGTGAAAATGTAACGACTTTAGGTTTGGATAAATCCGCGTTGGATTTGGATGTAACGCTGGCTCGTGGTTTAAATTATTATACCGGAGCTATTTTTGAAGTATCGGCACCTAAAACCGTAAATATGGGATCTATAGGCGGTGGTGGCCGTTATGACGATCTTACCGGTATTTTCGGATTGAAAAATATGAGTGGTGTCGGAATTTCTTTTGGATTGGATCGTATTTATCTGGTATTGGAAGAATTAAACCTGTTCCCGGAAACGGTTACGGCGACTTCGCGTGCGTTGTTTCTGAATTTTGGAGATGCGGAGGCATTATATGCGATGCGTGCGATTGGACAATTGCGCAAAGCGGGAATCAAAGTAGAATTATACCCGAGCAATGCTAAAATTGGAAAACAATTTCAATATGCCGATAAGCGCGGTATTCCTTACGCGGTTATTGTGGGTGCGGAAGAAATCGCGAATAACGAATTTGCGGTAAAAGATCTGGCCTCTGGTGAACAGACTAAAGTGAGTTTGGAGGAGTTAAAAAATAGGCTACAATAA